Proteins found in one Tamandua tetradactyla isolate mTamTet1 chromosome 3, mTamTet1.pri, whole genome shotgun sequence genomic segment:
- the LOC143676776 gene encoding YTH domain-containing protein 1 — protein sequence SRKVCACSSDDSGLYGELNVLDDILTEVPEQDDELYNPESEQDKNEKKGSKRKSDRMESTDTKRQKPSVHSRQLISKLLSSSVSNNKRIVSTKVKSVTEYKNEEYQRSERNKHLHADRKIRLSSSASREPYKGQPEKTSLRKRDPERRAKSPIPDGSERVGLDVDRRASRSSQSSKEDVNSEEYGSDHETGSSGSSDEQGNNTDNEEEGVEDDVEEDEEVEDDAEEDEEVDEDGEEEEEEEEEEEEEYEQDERDQKEEGNDYDTRSEASDSDSESVFFTDGSVRSGSGTDGSDEKKKERKRARGISPIVFDRSGSSASESYAGSEKKHEKLSSSIRAARKDQTSKLKYVLQDARFFLIKSNNHENVSLAKAKGVWSTQPVNEKKLNVAFRSTRSVILIFSVRESGKFQGFARLSSESHHGGSPIHWVLPAGMSAKMLGGVFKIDWICRRELPFTKSAHLTNPWNEHKPVKIGRDGQEIELECGTQLCLLFPPDESIDLYQVIHKMRHKRRMHSQPRSRGRPSRREPVRDVGRKRRRPEDYDIHNSRKKPRIDYPPEFHQRPGYLKDPRYQEVDSFTNLIPNRRFSGVCRDVFLNGSYNDYVREFHNMGPPPPWQGMPPYPGMEQPPHHPYYQHHAPPPQAHPPYSGHHPVPHEARYRDKRVHDYDMRVDDFLHRTQAVVSGRRSRPRERDRERERDRPRDNRRDRERDRGHDRERERERERLCDRDRDRGERGRYRR from the exons TCCCGGAAAGTCTGCGCCTGCTCCTCCGACGATTCCGGACTTTATGGAGAACTTAATGTTCTAGATGATATTTTGACCGAGGTACCAGAACAGGATGATGAACTCTATAACCCAGAGAGTGAACAAGATAAAAACGAAAAAAAGggatcaaaaagaaaaagtgacCGGATGGAATCTACTGACACCAAGCGACAAAAACCTTCAGTTCATTCAAGACAGTTGATTTCAAAGCTGCTAAGCTCATCTGTTAGCAATAACAAAAGAATAGTGAGTACAAAAGTAAAGTCAGTCACAGAGTATAAAAATGAGGAATATCAAAGATCTGAACGAAACAAGCATCTACATGCTGATCGGAAGATCCGTTTGTCAAGCAGTGCATCCAGAGAACCTTACAAGGGTCAACCTGAAAAGACTAGTCTCCGGAAAAGGGATCCTGAAAGGAGGGCCAAATCCCCTATACCAGATGGTTCTGAGAGAGTTGGGCTTGATGTGGATAGACGTGCAAGTAGATCCAGCCAGTCTTCTAAGGAAGACGTGAACTCTGAAGAATATGGCTCCGACCATGAGACTGGAAGCAGTGGTTCTTCTGATGAGCAAGGCAACAACACTGATAATGAGGAGGAAGGAGTGGAAGATGATGTGGAGGAAGATGAAGAAGTAGAAGATGACGCTGAGGAAGATGAAGAGGTGGATGAAgatggggaggaggaagaggaggaggaggaggaggaagaagaagaataCGAACAGGATGAGAGAGaccagaaggaggaagggaatgaTTATGACACTCGAAGTGAGGCCAGTGACTCTGATTCTgaatctgttttcttcacagacGGGTCTGTCAGATCTGGTTCAGGCACAGATGgatcagatgagaaaaaaaaggaaagaaagagagctaGAGGCATATCTCCAATTGTTTTTGATAGAAGTGGAAGTTCTGCATCAGAGTCATATGCAGGTTCAGAAAAGAAGCATGAGAAATTATCATCTTCCATTCGTGCTGCCCGAAAAGATCAAACCAGTAAACTCAAATATGTCCTTCAGGATGCAAGATTTTTCCTCATAAAGAGTAACAACCATGAAAATGTGTCTCTTGCCAAAGCTAAGGGAGTATGGTCCACGCAACCTGTTAATGAGAAGAAATTAAATGTTGCGTTCAGATCTACAAGGagtgttattttaatattttctgtcaGAGAGAGTGGAAAATTTCAAGGGTTTGCAAGACTTTCTTCAGAATCACATCATGGAGGATCTCCTATACATTGGGTGCTTCCAGCAGGTATGAGTGCTAAAATGCTTGGAGGTGTCTTTAAAATTGACTGGATTTGCAGGCGTGAATTACCCTTCACTAAGTCAGCTCATCTCACCAATCCTTGGAATGAACATAAGCCAGTAAAGATCGGACGTGATGGACAGGAAATTGAACTTGAATGTGGAACTCAGCTTTGTCTTCTATTTCCCCCTGATGAAAGTATTGACTTGTATCAGGTCATTCATAAAATGCGTCACAAGAGAAGAATGCATTCTCAACCCCGATCAAGAGGACGTCCATCCCGTCGAGAACCAGTACGGGATGTGGGAAG AAAGCGGCGTCGACCAGAAGATTATGATATTCATAACAGCAGAAAGAAACCAAGGATTGACTATCCCCCTGAGTTTCACCAGAGACCAGGGTATTTAAAGGACCCACGATACCAGGAAGTAGACAGTTTCACAAATCTTATTCCCAACAGACGATTTTCAGGAGTTTGCCGAGATGTGTTTTTAAACGGGTCATACAATGATTATGTGAGGGAATTTCATAACATGGGACCACCACCACCTTGGCAAGGAATGCCCCCATATCCAGGAATGGAACAACCTCCACACCATCCTTACTATCAGCATCATGCTCCACCTCCTCAAGCTCATCCCCCTTACTCAGGACATCATCCCGTACCACATGAAGCAAGATACAGAGATAAACGAGTACATGATTATGATATGAGGGTGGATGATTTCCTTCATCGCACACAAGCTGTTGTCAGTGGCCGGAGAAGTAGACCCCGTGAAAGAGATCGGGAGCGAGAGCGAGACCGCCCCAGAGATAACAGAAGAGACAGAGAGCGAGATAGAGGACatgatagagaaagagaaagagaaagagagcgaTTATGTGATCGGGACAGAGACCGAGGGGAGAGAGGTCGATATCGAAGATAA